The Numida meleagris isolate 19003 breed g44 Domestic line chromosome 10, NumMel1.0, whole genome shotgun sequence genome includes a window with the following:
- the CFAP20 gene encoding cilia- and flagella-associated protein 20 yields MFKNTFQSGFLSVLYSIGSKPLQIWDKKVRNGHIKRITDNDIQSLVLEIEGTNVSTTYITCPADPKKTLGIKLPFLVMIIKNLKKYFTFEVQVLDDKNVRRRFRASNYQSTTRVKPFICTMPMRLDDGWNQIQFNLSDFTRRAYGTNYIETLRVQIHANCRIRRVYFSDRLYSEDELPAEFKLYLPVQNKAKQ; encoded by the exons ATGTTCAAGAACACGTTCCAGAGCGGGTTCCTCTCGGTGCTCTACAGCATCGGCAGCAAGCCGCTGCAGATCTGGGACAAGAAG GTGCGCAATGGTCACATCAAGCGGATCACCGATAACGACATCCAGTCACTGGTGCTGGAGATTGAAGGGACAAATGTCAG TACCACATACATCACATGCCCTGCTGACCCCAAGAAGACCCTGGGCATCAAACTGCCTTTCCTAGTGATGATCATCAAGAACCTGAAGAAGTACTTCACTTTTGAAGTGCAG GTGCTTGATGACAAGAACGTACGCCGGCGCTTCCGGGCGAGTAACTACCAGAGCACAACGCGAGTGAAGCCCTTCATCTGCACCATGCCCATGCGGCTGGACGACGGCTGGAACCAAATCCAGTTCAACCTCTCGGATTTCACGCGCAGGGCTTACGGGACAAATTACATTGAGACTCTGAGAGTTCAG ATCCACGCCAACTGTCGCATCCGACGGGTGTACTTCTCCGACCGGCTGTACTCTGAGGATGAGCTCCCAGCTGAGTTCAAGCTGTACCTGCCTGTCCAGAACAAGGCCAAG CAATAA